Sequence from the [Clostridium] scindens genome:
GCCAGTTAAAGGAGGGCGACGTCGTGGTGACCCAGGATTATGGAGTGGCGGCCATGGCGCTGGGAAAGGGCGCATATGGAATCCATCAGAGTGGAAAATGGTACACAGACGAGAATATCGATCTGCTTCTGATGGAGCGTCATATGGCTAAGAAAGCACGTAGGGAAAAGAGCAGGCATCATCTGAAGGGGCCGGCGAAAAGAACCAAAGAAGATGATGAAAGATTCAAGATTTCCTTAGAAAAACTTATTTTGCAAAAGATCTTTTGCAAAGATTCCAAAGATAATTGCTAGCCAAAAACACAGGCATATATTACAATATGAGCAAAGTTTGAAAGTAATGGGGTATACATATGCTTGAAGAAAAATTAATAAAACTAAGAAAGAAACAAGGCTACAGCCAGCAGGAAGTAGCGGACTTGCTGTCCGTGACCAGACAGACCATATCCAACTGGGAATGCGGCCAGGCAACGCCGGCTCTTGATAAGGCGGCAGAACTGGCAAGACTCTACCATGTCAGTATGGATGATCTGGTGGGAAATGACGTGGAGATCGTATTGAAAGAAGAGAAAGATGAGAGTACTAATAGGAGAAAAGACCATCATCTGCTCCAGATGCTGATAGGCAAGCGGTGCGTTATAGACTGCGATGATATGTCTCTGGTGCTGGATCTGGAAGGATATACCAAGCCAAGAGTCCTCGATGTGAACGAGGAATGGATCCGCGTTGAGTATGAGCGGAGAAAAGAAAATACCTTAAGGCAGAGGGAAACGGTGGTCAAACTGATTGAAATGTCGGCAGTCAAGGGATTTCAGATCATGGAGGACGAGTAGATGGCAGGATTTATCGCTTGCGTGGCGCTCATATTTAGCATATTGTGCTTCTATGAAATACACACGCTAAAAAAAGATAAGGCTAAGGAGGACGGGGGCAAGTCCCGGGAAACTTTTGCGGAACTTTTAAGGGGGCTTCATGGCAGGCAGTGCGAGTTTGTCGTAGATGGAGCCTTGCTATATCTGGATATTGCATACAGTGTAAGAGGCATTGTGGCAGATTCTGATGATGACTGGGTGCTGATCACTTCTAAGAAGGGGAAGAAGGTGCTGCAGAGGATGTTCCGGATATCCTTGATCAAGGATGTAAAAGAGATTATTCAGTAAAAAAGCAGTTTAAAACAGTTGCATTGTGCAGCTGTTTTCTTTTTTTAATAAAACTATGTTGACAGACGACATATGTCGTGGTACGATATAGAAAAATAAGTCGTCAGACGACATAGCGTCTGGCGATATATGAGGAGGAATTAGATATGAGAAAAGAATTATATATAGGTATCCTGTTGTTTTCCCTGACACTTTGCGCAAAATCCGTAGGGCCGATCCCGGAATTCGCCTCAGGAGCGCTGCTGGGGCTTTCTATCTGCCTGGAATTCATCGGGATACTGCCCCAAGAAAAATATATGAAGTTAAAGAACTTTAAGAAAAGGAGTCTGGACAGATGGGTAAGAAAGTAGAGCCTTTAACGGAAAGTTATTTCTACATTCTGCTTTGCCTGGCAAATGGACCGAATCATGGATATGGAATCATGCAGCGGACAAAAGAATTGTCTGCAGGGGAAGTAAAGATCGGATCAGGCACGATGTATGGGGCAACCGGAAATATGACAAAGAAGGGCTGGATCGTAGAAAGCAAGGGCAGCACAGAGGATTCTGACCGGCGCAGGATGTATGAACTGACGGAAGAAGGAAGAGAGATCCTGGATATGGAGATTAGGAGATTAAGACGGCTGCTGGCAGGCGCAGAAGAAGTTTTGGAGGAAAAGTGATATGGGCAAGCGGAAAATAAGCCATGCTGCATATGCTGCATGGGATTACAAGAAAGAGATTGAAGACTTGAACAAGAAGTCGCAGGAAGGCTGGCAGCTGGTAAAGGGAGGATGCTTCAAAAGCATATATGAGCAGAATGATCAAGCATGCTACCGCTATCAGCTGGATTATAATACCGATATAGAGAATAAGGTGCTTTACTTGGAGATGTTTGAGGATCAGGGATGGGAGTATATTAATTCTACTTTTAATGGCTGGCATTTTTTCCGGAAGCCTTATGATCCGGAATTACCGGAAGAAGAGTATGAGATTTACACGGACTCTTCGGCAATTCCGGATATGGAGCGCAGGTGGGTACGGCTCGCCTATAGTTTTATGGCCGTGATTTCTGCTTTTCTGGTTTTCATGATAATAAGAATGATACAGTATCCGGAATGGACCAGAGTTCCAATGATACTTTTTGAAATCGACTTTATTGTGTTTCTCGGATTGGGAATCTACCGCATCCGGAAAAAGGAGCGGCATGTGAAGAAGATATTTTCTCTATCTACGATGATGGCTATAGCAGTCGTATGCTGGCTTGCGGGGATTGTATTGGGAGCCTTAAAGCCTGATTGCAGCAATACATTGGAAGGAGATACCAATGGGGGGACTTATTATAAGGATTTTACCGTGCATTATCCAGATAATTTTTATCTGGATCTTGAGATGGATAATGACAGTCCAGTGACGTTTCGTATTGACGATGCAAGCGGTAAAGCCGTATATACTAACAGCGATAAGAAAACAAGAGTAGAAAACAGGCGTATCTGGCTGAAAAAAGGAGATTATAGGATCGCCATTGCCAGTGAAACGGGCGAAAAAGCCAGTAAAATGAAGATTTCCTACGAACTTGACTAAAATGATGATAGAGGAGTATGGCGTACGGCATTAAAAAATGGTGCCGCGCGCCTTTTTTATATTGACAAAAACAACTGTAACAAGTATAATTACATATACAACAACTGGAACAAAAGTAATTACAGATAAGAGGAGGCAACTATGAGAACTAAGAAAGCGAAGTCTATTAGTGTTTTAATACTTAGCCTTGTCCTTGTGCTTACGGCATGCGGGTCAAAGCCAGCGGGAAGCAGCACGGAAAACAAGGCGGAAGAGACAACAGAAGAAGATGGCGGCAGCCAGGCATCAAAAACAGTTTTTGGCACGTTCGAATCCAAGACTCTTGACGGAGAAGACGTATCTCAGGACATATTCTCCAAGGCAGATCTTACCATGGTGAACATCTGGGGAACCTTCTGCGGACCGTGCATCAAAGAGATGCCGGAACTGGGAGAGTTGAGCCGCCAGTATGCGGACAAGGGCGTTCAGATCGTGGGGCTTATAAGCGATGTATCCGATCCGGGAGATGAGACGGCAGAAGATATTATTTCTACTGCAAAGGCGGATTATACGCATATAGTAGCCTCTAATGATCTTCAGAATGGAATCTTAAAAGAAGTATATGCTGTTCCTACCACATATTTCGTAGATAAAGACGGAAACCAGGTAGGCAAGGCTTATCCGGGCGCAAGGGATATGGATAGCTGGGCCAAGATTATTGATGAGATGCTTGCCGAGGTACAGTCATGAGCAGGCGCAAGATAATCGGAATCCGCATTGCGCTATTTGCCGCTGCGGCAGCATTCCTCTTCGT
This genomic interval carries:
- a CDS encoding YaiI/YqxD family protein — encoded protein: MARILVDADACPVVAGVEEMAEKYDLPCKLFCDTNHVLKSSYSQVEVVGAGADAVDFALISQLKEGDVVVTQDYGVAAMALGKGAYGIHQSGKWYTDENIDLLLMERHMAKKARREKSRHHLKGPAKRTKEDDERFKISLEKLILQKIFCKDSKDNC
- a CDS encoding helix-turn-helix transcriptional regulator, yielding MLEEKLIKLRKKQGYSQQEVADLLSVTRQTISNWECGQATPALDKAAELARLYHVSMDDLVGNDVEIVLKEEKDESTNRRKDHHLLQMLIGKRCVIDCDDMSLVLDLEGYTKPRVLDVNEEWIRVEYERRKENTLRQRETVVKLIEMSAVKGFQIMEDE
- a CDS encoding PadR family transcriptional regulator, with amino-acid sequence MGKKVEPLTESYFYILLCLANGPNHGYGIMQRTKELSAGEVKIGSGTMYGATGNMTKKGWIVESKGSTEDSDRRRMYELTEEGREILDMEIRRLRRLLAGAEEVLEEK
- a CDS encoding DUF2812 domain-containing protein, which codes for MGKRKISHAAYAAWDYKKEIEDLNKKSQEGWQLVKGGCFKSIYEQNDQACYRYQLDYNTDIENKVLYLEMFEDQGWEYINSTFNGWHFFRKPYDPELPEEEYEIYTDSSAIPDMERRWVRLAYSFMAVISAFLVFMIIRMIQYPEWTRVPMILFEIDFIVFLGLGIYRIRKKERHVKKIFSLSTMMAIAVVCWLAGIVLGALKPDCSNTLEGDTNGGTYYKDFTVHYPDNFYLDLEMDNDSPVTFRIDDASGKAVYTNSDKKTRVENRRIWLKKGDYRIAIASETGEKASKMKISYELD
- a CDS encoding TlpA family protein disulfide reductase encodes the protein MRTKKAKSISVLILSLVLVLTACGSKPAGSSTENKAEETTEEDGGSQASKTVFGTFESKTLDGEDVSQDIFSKADLTMVNIWGTFCGPCIKEMPELGELSRQYADKGVQIVGLISDVSDPGDETAEDIISTAKADYTHIVASNDLQNGILKEVYAVPTTYFVDKDGNQVGKAYPGARDMDSWAKIIDEMLAEVQS